A window from Saccharomyces eubayanus strain FM1318 chromosome XIV, whole genome shotgun sequence encodes these proteins:
- the PIK1 gene encoding 1-phosphatidylinositol 4-kinase, with amino-acid sequence MPKESSSKKSFDDTLELKKNEQLLKLINSNEFTLHNCVELLCKHSENIGIHYCLCQKLATFPHSELQFYIPQLVQVLVTMETESMALEDLLLRLRSENPHFALLTFWQLQALLTDLSTDPASYGFQVARRVLNNLQSNLFNTNSNDIKTVKIHENVAPAIILSSMMMAAIALPQLSEASKPLVESQGRRQKAFVFKLARSAMKDFTKNITLKNTLLNKKNSKTKRVSSNSSLTPSSPIDLIDPIKTREDASFRKSRRNEVKLDFDIVDDIGNQVFEERISSSIKLPKRKPKYLDNSYVHRTYDGKTINNDGTPRTSEETIDGKRSSYVPPKVYNDENIDNINNGDETGGETEEDTDALNSDQFTSSMPDLHNIQPRLSSASFASLEGTPRLNRTNSQPLSRQAVKNSKKEKSSLSQEIDLSQLSTTSKIKMLKANYFRCETQFAIALETISQRLSRVPTEARLSALRAELFLLNRDLPAEVDIPTLLPPNKKGKLHKLVTITANEAQVLNSAEKVPYLLLIEYLRDEFDFDPTSETNERLLKKINSNQGSLIFDLNYMKRKENREDINENTSASIIMPPSLHDTDAPYNETSRDGDLSGTSRNTSVSAARFKTEVNKEEDLGDMSMVKVRNRTDDEAYRNSLVLQSATSIPVLSAGSQDRSPQLNFGSNLDDMLIGNGTGSKNIHSQTDALADQMRVSAVMLAQLDKSPQQLSESTKQIRAQIISSMKEVQDKFGYHDLEALHGMAGERKLENDLMTGGIDTSYLGEDWATKKERIRKTSEYGHLENWDLCSVIAKTGDDLRQEAFAYQTIQAMANIWVREKVDVWVKRMKILITSANTGLVETITNAISVHSIKKALTKKMIEDAELDDKGGIASLNDHFLRAFGNPNGFKYKRAQDNFACSLAAYSVICYLLQVKDRHNGNIMIDNEGHVSHIDFGFMLSNSPGSVGFEAAPFKLTYEYIEILGGIQGEAFKKFVELTKKSFKALRKYADQIVSMCEIMQKDNMQPCFDAGEQTSVQLRQRFQLELSEKEVDEFVDNFLIGKSLGSIYTRIYDQFQLITQGIYS; translated from the coding sequence ATGCCTAAAGAATCTAGTTCAAAGAAAAGCTTTGATGATACCCTcgaactgaaaaaaaacgaacAGTTATTGAAGCTAATAAACTCTAATGAATTCACTTTGCACAATTGTGTGGAGTTGTTATGCAAACACTCCGAGAATATCGGTATCCATTATTGTTTGTGCCAAAAACTGGCTACATTTCCTCACAGCGAACTACAGTTCTATATCCCTCAATTAGTACAGGTCCTAGTTACTATGGAGACAGAATCAATGGCTTTGGAGGATTTACTATTGAGACTAAGATCAGAAAACCCTCATTTTGCGCTGCTGACATTTTGGCAACTACAAGCATTACTGACGGATTTGTCTACCGATCCTGCTTCTTATGGTTTCCAAGTCGCTAGAAGGGTTTTAAACAACTTACAGTCTAATCTCTTTAATACGAACTCAAATGACATTAAGACGGTTAAGATACACGAAAATGTCGCACCAGCCATAATCCTTTCTTCCATGATGATGGCAGCAATAGCATTACCCCAGTTAAGTGAAGCTTCCAAGCCATTGGTAGAGTCCCAAGGTAGAAGACAGAAAGCATTTGTTTTTAAATTAGCAAGGAGCGCAATGAAGGATTTTACCAAGAATAtaactttaaaaaatactttattgaataagaaaaactccaaaaccaaaagagtCAGCTCGAATAGCAGTTTGACTCCAAGCTCTCCGATAGATTTGATAGATCCAATAAAAACCAGAGAAGACGCGTCGTTTAGAAAATCCAGACGTAATGAAGTAAAGCTAGATTTCGACATAGTAGACGATATAGGGAATCAAGTCTTCGAAGAGAGAATCTCATCCTCCATCAAACTACCTAAACGTAAACCCAAATACCTGGATAATTCCTACGTACATAGAACATATGACGGTAAAACTATAAATAATGATGGAACACCAAGGACGAGTGAAGAAACCATTGATGGAAAACGAAGTAGCTATGTTCCTCCCAAGGTCTACAATGATGAGAATATAGACAACATTAACAATGGAGATGAAACAGGCGGGGAGACGGAGGAAGACACAGATGCTCTAAACTCCGACCAGTTTACCAGTTCTATGCCAGATCTACATAATATCCAACCAAGACTTTCTTCTGCATCATTCGCATCTTTAGAAGGAACACCTAGACTGAACAGGACTAACTCTCAACCGCTTTCACGCCAAGCAGTTAAAAACagtaagaaagaaaaatcatcCCTAAGTCAGGAAATTGATCTATCCCAATTGTCAACTACTTCGAAAATCAAAATGCTTAAGGCAAACTATTTCCGTTGCGAAACACAATTTGCCATCGCATTGGAAACAATATCACAGAGACTATCTCGAGTACCGACAGAAGCCAGATTGAGTGCCTTACGTGCTGagttatttcttttgaatagaGACTTGCCGGCAGAGGTGGACATCCCCACTTTGTTACCCCCCAACAAGAAAGGAAAGTTGCATAAATTGGTAACAATCACTGCTAATGAGGCACAAGTTCTGAACTCTGCAGAAAAAGTTCCATATTTATTGCTGATAGAGTATTTGAGGGAtgaatttgattttgaccCGACAAGCGAAACAAATGAAAGGCtactaaagaaaatcaacaGCAATCAAGGCAGCTTGATATTTGATTTGAACTacatgaaaagaaaagaaaacagagaggatataaatgaaaatactTCTGCAAGCATAATCATGCCACCTTCGTTACATGATACCGATGCACCTTACAACGAAACGTCTCGTGATGGAGACTTGTCCGGTACTTCAAGAAATACGTCAGTCTCTGCGGCACGTTTTAAAACTGAAGttaataaagaagaagatctaGGTGATATGTCAATGGTGAAGGTCCGGAACAGAACTGATGACGAGGCGTATAGAAATTCTTTAGTGTTACAAAGTGCCACGAGTATTCCTGTACTGTCTGCCGGTAGTCAAGACAGAAGTCCGCAACTAAACTTTGGTTCAAACTTGGATGATATGCTCATTGGAAATGGCACTGGCAGCAAAAACATTCATAGTCAAACGGACGCTTTAGCCGACCAAATGAGGGTCTCGGCGGTTATGTTAGCGCAATTGGACAAATCACCACAGCAATTATCCGAAAGTACAAAACAAATTCGTGCTCAAATCATCTCATCAATGAAGGAAGTACAGGATAAATTTGGCTATCATGATTTGGAAGCTCTTCACGGAATGGCAGGTGAACGAAAATTAGAAAACGATTTGATGACAGGTGGTATTGACACGTCATATTTGGGCGAAGACTGGGCCAccaagaaggaaagaatACGTAAAACTTCGGAATATGGTCATTTAGAAAACTGGGATCTATGCTCCGTGATCGCCAAGACAGGTGATGATTTGAGACAGGAAGCATTTGCGTATCAGACGATCCAAGCAATGGCCAATATTTGGGTTAGAGAAAAAGTCGACGTTTGGGTtaaaagaatgaaaattttaataACAAGCGCTAATACGGGGCTTGTGGAAACTATTACAAATGCTATATCCGTGCACAGTATCAAAAAGGCCctaacaaaaaaaatgatcGAAGATGCAGAACTGGACGATAAGGGTGGCATTGCATCATTGAATGATCACTTCCTTAGAGCATTTGGTAATCCTAATGGATTCAAATATAAGAGAGCTCAAGACAATTTCGCCTGTTCATTGGCTGCATATTCTGTCATTTGCTACCTTTTACAAGTCAAAGATAGACATAATGGTAACATTATGATTGATAATGAAGGTCATGTAAGCCACATTGATTTTGGGTTTATGCTATCGAATTCTCCCGGTTCAGTGGGATTCGAAGCTGCACCATTTAAATTAACTtatgaatatattgaaaTCTTGGGTGGAATACAAGGAGAagcattcaaaaaattcgtTGAGTTAACGAAGAAATCGTTTAAAGCTTTGAGGAAGTATGCTGATCAAATTGTATCAATGTGCGAAATCATGCAAAAAGATAATATGCAACCTTGTTTTGATGCTGGCGAACAAACCAGTGTACAGCTACGACAAAGGTTTCAACTAGAACTGTCTGAAAAAGAGGTCGATGAATTTGTGGACAACTTTTTGATAGGCAAATCATTAGGCAGTATTTACACGAGAATATATGATCAATTTCAATTGATCACTCAGGGTATATACAGTTAA
- the ALP1 gene encoding arginine permease ALP1 — MISIENSGTRVLPDIFNAVVLITIISAGNSNVYIGSRVLYSLSKNSLAPKFLSIVTTGGVPYFAVLATSVFGFLAFLETSAGSGKAFNWLLNITGVAGFFAWLLISFSHIRFMQAISKRGISRNDLPYKARMMPYLAYYASFFIALIVLIQGFTAFAPIFQPVDFVAAYISVFLFVAIWITFQVWFKCPIIWKLQDVDIDSDRREIEEQVWIEPLHKTKWQCVWDVLA; from the coding sequence ATGATCAGCATCGAGAATTCCGGCACTAGGGTTCTCCCAGACATATTCAACGCGGTTGTACTGATCACCATAATCTCTGCGGGCAACTCCAACGTGTATATCGGCTCAAGGGTCCTGTACAGCCTATCCAAAAACAGCTTGGCACCCAAGTTTCTGTCGATCGTTACCACGGGCGGAGTCCCCTACTTTGCCGTTTTGGCGACATCCGTATTCGGATTCCTGGCTTTCTTAGAGACTTCTGCAGGCAGTGGCAAGGCCTTCAACTGGCTGTTGAACATCACTGGTGTGGCAGGTTTTTTTGCATGGCTGCTGATTTCGTTCTCGCACATCCGTTTTATGCAAGCGATAAGCAAACGCGGAATATCGAGGAATGATCTGCCTTACAAGGCCCGCATGATGCCGTACCTAGCTTACTATGCGTCCTTTTTCATCGCCCTGATAGTTCTGATCCAAGGATTTACCGCATTTGCGCCCATTTTCCAGCCTGTAGATTTTGTCGCCGCATACATATCGGTCTTCCTGTTTGTGGCAATCTGGATCACATTCCAGGTTTGGTTCAAGTGTCCCATAATCTGGAAGTTGCAGGACGTCGACATAGATTCCGACCGCCGTGAAATAGAGGAGCAGGTATGGATAGAACCCTTACACAAAACCAAATGGCAGTGCGTGTGGGATGTCCTTGCATAG
- the BNI1 gene encoding formin BNI1, which yields MLKNSGSKNSNSKESHSNSSSSSGLFQNLKRLANSSASNSNVTAPNNASEQQYPPVGQETTTTSASSSSFRRLNGPSRSTSTEARPLNKKATLNTQNLSQYMNGKISTDAPISSQHARSHSIQSKYSYSKRTSSQASNKLTRQHTGQSHSAASLLSLGSLTNLSKFTTPDGKIHLEMPSDPYEVEILFEDIMYKRNIFQSLSGDKQEELMGYSTEKKWLIVKQDLQNELKKIRANTTSSSAASRTSMASDQHPILTANSTLSSPKSALMTSASSPTSTVYSNTLNHSTTLSTVGTSTPKGHNNKKTMAGGLKKQPSINSIYRGGPEINTSASTLPGDRTNRPPIHYVQRILADKLTTDEMKDLWVTLRTEQLDWVDAFIDHQGHIAMANVLMNSIYKTAPREHLTKELLEKENSFFKCFRVLSMLSQGLYEFSTHRLMTDTVAEGLFSTKLVTRKMATEIFVCMLEKKNKNRFEAVLTALDKKFRIGQNLHMIQNFKKMPQYFSHLTLESHLKIIQAWLFAVEQTLDGRGKMGSLVGASDEFKNGGGENAILEYCQWTMVFINHLCSCSDNINQRMLLRTKLENCGILRIMNKIKLLDYDKVIDQIELYDNNKLDDFNVKLEASNKTFNVDLKDPLSLLKNLWEVCKGTDNEKLLVSLVQHLFLSSSKLIEENQNPSKLSKQLKLMDSLVTNVSVASTADEETNMNMAIQRLYDAMQTDEVARRAILESRTLTKKLEEIQAERDSLSEKLSKAEHGLVGQLEDELHGRDRILAKNQRVMQQLESELEELKKKHLLEKHQQEVELRKMLTILNSRPEDGFDVSKGTKDINSSLNSSEKANIQKVLQDGLSRAKKDYKDDSKKFGMTLQPNKRLKMLRMQMENIENEARQLEMTNFAEFEKERLEPPIEIKKPKRKHKKHTIKKSLVKTQGADMKKLNDLRRALAEIQMESNDISKFNVEERVNELFNEKKSLALKRLKELETKYKGFGIDFNVEEFIETPKKFTINEENDAAYPSLDPKAYQSKLDEINRITDELLDLQTQVKQETEEDEDEETKSFSSSSEADDDEIYQDASPTQERRSEYSELSAGSGPGSFLDALSQKYGTGQNVTASAGLRDSHGSGHMPSNVEKSFINRLRKSTVSSAPYLEELTQKVNKVEPLNQNKDEDLLTENNTGDEISISDRVRKDVQKHVKNKGRKHSDDTEEGATTDTSYVSDSDKEVEGENPSTTSSTLHPPPPPPPLPLNLFGKINQSPDNENETENNAAAAAAGDAAAAVPPPPPPPPPPPPMGLFGQNNGATPPPPPLPFVLSSTGAGAIPPAPPMMPASQMKSAVTSPLLPQSPSLFEKYPRPHKKLKQLHWEKIDSTDNSIWGSGKAEKFADDLYEKGVLADLEKAFAAREIKSLATKRKEDLQKVTFLSRDISQQFGINLHMYSSLSVVDLVKKILKCDRDFLQTPSVVEFLSKPEITEVSVNLARNYAPYSTDWEGVRDLEDAKPPEKDPNDLQRADQIYLQLMVNLESYWGSRMRALTVVTSYEKEYNELLAKLRKVDRAVGALQESDNLRNVFNVILAVGNFMNDTSKQAQGFKLSTLQRLTFIKDTNNSMTFLNYVEKIIRLNYPNFNDFLKELEPVLDVVKVSIEQLVNDCKDFSQSIVNVERSVEIGNLSDSSKFHPLDKVLIKTLPVLPEARRKGDLLEDEVKLTIMEFESLMQTYGEDSGDKFAKISFFKKFADFINEYKRAQSQNLAAEEEERLYEKHKKMVEEQQKRAQEKEKHREVRASPEGNEEEETEDRRAVMDKLLEQLKNAGPAKSDPSSARKRALVRKKYLSDKDNSAQVLNDLDNEDGSILYSPEASTPDTDAAIHAESPTPLATRDFMNTPEDLPSPSKASALEDQEEISDRARMLLKELRGSDTPVKQNSVLDEHLEKLRARKERANGETNTGNKLSFK from the coding sequence ATGTTGAAGAATTCGGGCTCCAAGAATTCGAATTCGAAGGAAAGTCATTCTAACTCCAGTTCAAGTTCCggtcttttccaaaacttgAAGCGCCTGGCTAATTCAAGTGCATCGAATAGTAATGTCACCGCTCCGAACAATGCATCAGAACAGCAGTATCCTCCCGTGGGACAGGAAACGACCACTACATCTGCATCGTCCTCGTCCTTTAGAAGGCTAAATGGACCATCCAGGTCTACATCCACTGAAGCAAGGCCACTGAACAAGAAAGCGACACTCAACACCCAAAATTTGTCTCAGTACATGAATGGTAAAATAAGTACCGATGCGCCAATATCGTCCCAGCATGCAAGGTCGCATTCAATTCAGTCCAAATATTCGTACTCTAAGAGGACCTCCTCTCAGGCGTCTAATAAGCTAACGAGACAACACACCGGGCAGAGTCATTCTGCGGCAAGTCTTTTGTCCCTTGGCTCTTTAACAAACTTGAGCAAATTCACTACTCCTGATGGCAAAATACATTTAGAGATGCCCTCGGATCCATACGAAGTGGAAATTCTGTTTGAAGACATTATgtacaaaagaaacattttCCAATCTTTATCAGGTGACAAACAAGAAGAGCTGATGGGCTACAGTAcggaaaagaaatggctGATTGTGAAACAAGATTTACAAAacgaattgaaaaagattaGAGCAAACACGACTTCCTCTTCCGCTGCTTCGCGTACTTCGATGGCATCAGACCAACATCCCATACTTACAGCTAATTCAACACTTTCGTCGCCAAAATCTGCTTTGATGACAAGTGCTTCTTCTCCGACCTCTACTGTATATAGTAACACTCTAAACCATTCCACCACCCTTTCAACCGTGGGCACGTCAACTCCAAAGGGccataataataagaaaacaatggCCGGGggtttgaaaaagcaacCATCTATAAACAGTATTTATCGAGGTGGGCCTGAAATTAATACAAGCGCGTCTACTCTTCCTGGGGACAGAACAAACAGACCACCAATACATTATGTGCAACGCATCCTGGCCGATAAGCTTACGACCGACGAAATGAAAGATTTATGGGTCACCTTGAGGACAGAACAATTAGACTGGGTAGACGCCTTTATAGATCATCAAGGTCACATTGCCATGGCTAACGTACTAATGAACTCGATATACAAGACGGCGCCTCGGGAACATTTGACAAAAGAATtattagaaaaggaaaattcctttttcaaatgttttAGAGTCTTATCGATGCTTTCACAAGGTTTATATGAATTCAGCACGCATAGACTGATGACCGATACTGTCGCAGAAGGTTTGTTTTCCACGAAGTTGGTTACAAGAAAGATGGCcactgaaatttttgtctGTAtgttggaaaaaaaaaacaaaaacaggTTCGAAGCGGTCTTAACAGCCCTTGATAAGAAATTCAGAATAGGCCAGAATCTTCATatgattcaaaatttcaagaaaatgcCCCAATATTTCTCTCATCTAACCCTTGAAAGTCACttgaaaattattcaaGCTTGGTTATTTGCTGTGGAGCAAACTCTAGACGGAAGAGGCAAAATGGGTTCCTTGGTAGGAGCATCCGATGAATTTAAAAACGGTGGAGGTGAAAATGCCATTTTAGAATATTGTCAATGGACCATGGTTTTTATCAATCATTTGTGTTCTTGTTCTGATAACATTAATCAGAGAATGCTTTTAAGAACAAAGCTGGAAAATTGTGGTATTTTACGAATCAtgaataaaataaaattgcTAGACTATGACAAAGTGATTGATCAAATTGAATTATATGATAACAATAAACTCGATGACTTTAATGTGAAATTGGAGGCAAGTAACAAAACATTTAACGTGGACTTGAAAGATCCATTATcgttgttgaaaaatctttGGGAAGTATGTAAAGGCACGGATAACGAGAAATTGTTGGTGTCTTTAGTACAGcatcttttcctttccagTTCGAAATTAATCGAAGAGAATCAGAACCCCTCCAAACTATCCAAACAGTTGAAATTAATGGACTCTTTAGTGACTAATGTCAGTGTTGCCTCAACAGCCGACGAAGAAACGAATATGAACATGGCCATTCAGCGGCTTTATGATGCTATGCAAACTGATGAAGTAGCACGTCGTGCAATACTAGAAAGTAGAACTCTGACAAAGAAAttagaagaaattcaaGCAGAGAGGGATTCCCTTAGTGAAAAGCTAAGTAAAGCAGAGCACGGGCTCGTTGGGCAATTAGAGGATGAACTACATGGAAGAGATCGTATACTGGCTAAGAACCAAAGGGTTATGCAACAGCTGGAATCTGAACtggaagaattgaaaaagaaacatcttttggaaaagcaTCAGCAAGAAGTTgaattgagaaaaatgTTAACTATATTAAACTCCAGACCTGAGGATGGTTTTGATGTAAGTAAAGGAACTAAAGATATAAACTCAAGTTTAAACTCCTCCGAAAAGGCAAATATTCAGAAGGTATTACAGGATGGATTATCGAGggcaaagaaagattatAAAGATGACTCGAAAAAATTCGGTATGACACTTCAACCCAACAAAAGGCTGAAAATGTTAAGAATGcaaatggaaaatatcGAAAATGAAGCAAGACAGTTGGAAATGACAAACTTTGCtgagtttgaaaaagaacgCCTCGAACCTCCTATAGAGATCAAAAAGCCCAAAAGGAAGCATAAAAAACATACAATCAAGAAATCTTTAGTCAAGACCCAAGGAGCTGatatgaagaaattaaatgaTTTAAGGAGGGCCTTAGCTGAAATTCAAATGGAAAGTAATGATATTTCTAAGTTTAATGTCGAAGAACGTGTTAATGAGctatttaatgaaaaaaagtcttTGGCTTTGAAGAGATTAAAGGAACTGGAAACCAAATATAAGGGATTTGGTATCGACTTTAATGTTGAGGAGTTTATAGAAACACCTAAGAAATTTACCataaatgaagaaaacgatgCGGCCTATCCAAGCCTTGACCCTAAGGCATACCAAAGCAAATTAGACGAGATTAATAGAATAACAGATGAATTGTTGGATTTGCAAACTCAGGTCAAACAggaaactgaagaagacgaagacgaagaaacaaaatctTTCTCCTCCAGCTCCGAAgctgatgatgatgaaatataTCAAGATGCATCTCCAActcaagaaagaagaagtgaaTATTCAGAGTTATCTGCAGGATCAGGTCCCggatcttttcttgatgcGTTGTCTCAAAAATACGGGACTGGTCAAAACGTCACCGCGTCTGCAGGTTTGAGAGACAGTCATGGTTCGGGGCACATGCCTAGCAATGTCGAGAAATCCTTCATAAACAGGCTCAGGAAGTCTACCGTGTCTTCAGCTCCTTATTTAGAAGAGTTGACACAAAAGGTAAATAAAGTGGAACCATTGAACCAAAACAAAGATGAAGACCTATTAACAGAAAATAACACAGGGGATGAAATCTCTATTTCGGATAGGGTGCGGAAAGATGTTCAGAAACACGTTAAAAACAAAGGTCGGAAGCATTCTGACGATACGGAAGAAGGCGCCACAACAGATACAAGTTATGTGAGTGATTCTGATAAAGAAGTTGAAGGTGAAAATCCTTCTACCACATCATCGACGCTTCAccctcctcctcctcccCCTCCACTCCCTTTGAATCTGTTCGGTAAGATTAATCAATCACcagataatgaaaatgaaacagaaaacaatgctgctgctgctgctgctggagacgctgctgctgccgtTCCGCCGCCACCTCCACCTCCTCCCCCTCCTCCTCCTATGGGATTATTTGGCCAAAATAATGGAGCAACTCCTCCACCACCACCTTTACCTTTTGTATTATCTTCAACTGGTGCAGGTGCAATTCCACCAGCTCCACCGATGATGCCAGCTTCTCAAATGAAATCAGCCGTCACATCTCCGTTGCTTCCTCAGTCACCATcgttatttgaaaaatatccaCGTCCCcacaaaaaattaaagcaACTGCATTGGGAAAAAATAGACTCTACTGATAATTCCATTTGGGGATCAGGTAAGGCTGAGAAGTTTGCGGATGATTTGTATGAAAAGGGTGTCCTTGCTGATTTAGAAAAGGCCTTTGCTGCTAGGgaaatcaaatctttaGCCACTAAGCGAAAGGAAGATTTACAGAAAGTAACTTTCTTATCCAGAGACATTTCTCAACAGTTTGGTATCAACTTGCATATGTACTCTTCACTTTCAGTTGTCGATTTGGTcaaaaagattttgaagtGTGACAGAGACTTTTTACAAACACCTAGTGTTGTCgaatttttatcaaaacCTGAGATCACAGAAGTATCTGTCAATTTAGCTAGAAACTATGCCCCATATTCTACCGATTGGGAAGGCGTTAGGGATCTTGAAGATGCCAAACCTCCAGAAAAAGATCCGAATGATCTACAAAGGGCCGATCAGATTTACCTGCAATTAATGGTTAATCTGGAATCGTACTGGGGTTCTCGTATGAGAGCTCTTACGGTAGTTACCTCATATGAAAAGGAGTATAATGAGCTGCTGGCGAAGTTGAGAAAAGTTGACAGAGCTGTTGGTGCGCTTCAGGAGTCAGATAATTTACGTAACGTTTTCAACGTTATTCTAGCTGTCGGTAACTTTATGAACGATACCTCAAAGCAAGCACAAGGGTTTAAACTTTCGACTTTACAAAGGCTGACATTTATCAAGGATACCAATAATAGTATGACTTTCTTAAATTACGTcgaaaaaattattagatTAAACTACCCAAATTTCAATGACTTCTTAAAGGAGTTAGAACCTGTACTAGATGTCGTCAAGGTCTCTATTGAACAATTAGTTAATGACTGTAAGGATTTTAGTCAATCAATTGTAAATGTAGAGCGCTCAGTTGAAATTGGTAATTTAAGTGACTCTTCGAAGTTCCATCCATTGGATAAAGTTCTGATAAAAACATTGCCTGTACTACCAGAAGCAAGAAGGAAGGGAGATTTATTGGAAGACGAAGTTAAGTTAACTATCATGGAGTTTGAAAGTTTAATGCAAACATATGGTGAGGATTCTGGTGATAAGTTCGCaaagatttcattttttaagAAATTTGCAGATTTTATAAATGAATACAAGAGAGCCCAATCACAGAATTTGGCcgcagaagaagaagaaaggctTTATGAAAAGCATAAGAAAATGGTAGAAGAACAGCAAAAAAGGGcacaagagaaagaaaagcacAGAGAGGTCAGAGCTTCACCCGAAGGaaatgaggaagaagaaacggAAGACAGACGTGCTGTTATGGATAAACTATTAGAACAGCTGAAAAATGCAGGCCCCGCTAAAAGTGATCCTTCGTCTGCTAGAAAAAGGGCTCTGGTTAGGAAGAAATATCTTTCTGACAAAGATAATTCGGCACAAGTACTCAACGACTTGGATAATGAAGATGGATCTATTCTCTACTCTCCGGAAGCCTCAACCCCTGACACGGATGCAGCGATCCATGCTGAATCACCTACGCCGCTTGCCACGAGAGACTTTATGAACACTCCAGAAGATTTACCATCCCCATCAAAAGCATCTGCATTGGAAGATCAAGAAGAGATCTCTGACAGAGCGAGAATGCTATTGAAGGAATTACGAGGTTCTGATACCCCAGTAAAGCAGAATTCCGTACTCGATGAGCATCTAGAAAAATTGAGAGCTCGCAAGGAAAGAGCAAACGGCGAGACGAATACAGGCAACAAGCTAAGTTTCAAGTaa
- the LYP1 gene encoding lysine permease, giving the protein MSLFFIGLLVPYNDKRLSASSAVIASSPFVISIQNAGTYALPDIFNAIVLITVISAANSNVYVGSRVLYSLAQTGNAPKQFGYVTKQGVPYYGVLSTAALGLLAFLVVNNNANTAFNWLINISTLAGLCAWLFISLAHVRFMQALKQRGISRDDLPFKAKFMPYGAYYASFFVTVIIFIQGFQAFCPFKVAEFFTSYISLILLAVVFAGCQMYYKCRFIWKLEDIDIDSDRREIEAIIWEDDEPKNLWEKFWAAVA; this is encoded by the coding sequence ATgtctttgttcttcattGGACTCTTGGTTCCATACAATGACAAACGTCTGTCTGCCAGCTCTGCTGTCATTGCATCATCACCCTTTGTCATTTCCATTCAAAACGCCGGTACTTATGCTTTGCCAGACATTTTCAACGCTATAGTCTTGATCACTGTTATCTCTGCTGCTAACTCAAACGTTTACGTTGGGTCCCGTGTTTTGTACTCTTTGGCCCAGACCGGTAACGCTCCAAAGCAATTTGGATACGTCACTAAGCAGGGTGTTCCATACTATGGCGTGTTGTCTACAGCTGCATTGGGTCTTTTGGCCTTCTTGGTTGTCAACAATAACGCCAACACCGCATTCAACTGGTTGATCAACATCTCTACTTTGGCTGGGTTATGCGCTTGGTTATTCATTAGTTTAGCACACGTCAGATTCATGCAAGCTTTGAAACAGCGTGGTATCTCTCGTGATGATTTGCCCTTCAAGGCTAAATTCATGCCCTACGGTGCCTACTACGCGTCCTTTTTCGTCACCgtcatcattttcattcaagGGTTTCAAGCATTCTGTCCATTCAAAGTGGCCGAATTCTTTACGTCCTACatttctttaattctttTGGCCGTCGTGTTTGCTGGTTGCCAGATGTACTATAAGTGTAGATTCATTTGGAAACTGGAAGATATTGATATCGATTCTGACAGAAGAGAAATTGAAGCCATCATTTGGGAAGATGATGAGCCAAAGAATTTGTGGGAGAAATTCTGGGCAGCCGTTGCATAA